The proteins below are encoded in one region of Rhododendron vialii isolate Sample 1 chromosome 7a, ASM3025357v1:
- the LOC131334322 gene encoding zinc finger CCCH domain-containing protein 30-like, translating into MCSGPEQSKSTSSSTPTAAENKSNTKDMSQLTVETKDSFPCSLELAANNDFKGFKLFVEQDAASAINEVGLWYGRKKGSKQIVLEHRTPLMVAATYGSLDVMKLILSLPEVDVNLSCGPDKSTALHCAASGGSVKAVDVVKLLLSAGADRNSMDSGGLRPFDVIIVPPKLPSMRASLEELLMYSLSDGSVGEHNLRVSITSSNSNSPTLSSSPGNGSPRSPSDSVSSPMTSKFNDLPSNSVSEKKEYPIDPSLPDIKNSIYSTDEFRMFSFKVRPCSRAYSHDWTECPFVHPGENARRRDPRKYHYSCVPCPDFRKGACRRGDMCEYAHGVFESWLHPAQYRTRLCKDGTSCARRVCFFAHTPEELRPLYVSTGSAVPSPRSNGSAMDMLSLLPGSPSSLMSASPFNQQPMSPSGNGISHSSLAWPQPNVPTLNLPGSNLQSSRLRSSLCARDIALEELNMLPDFDTQQQHLLNDLACFAQSRSNSASFNRSCLSKALTPSNLDELFSAEINSSPRYSDQAAGCGVFSPSHKSAVLSQFQQQQSMLSPINTNNVFSPKNVEHPLLQASFGVSSPRGMSPRSVEPISPMSNRLSAFAQREQQQHQQLRSLSSRDLGYNHNPISAVGSPGNQQLWGSPNGKVDWSVNGSELGRLRRSSSFELNNNGEEPDLSWVQSLVKESSPAEMKDKVAGGPVSGVVSNGEAVKSGSQAESVDHSVLGAWLEQMQLDQLVA; encoded by the coding sequence ATGTGCAGTGGACCGGAGCAATCAAAATCCACGTCGTCTTCAACCCCAACCGCTGCAGAAAACAAATCTAACACCAAAGACATGAGTCAACTAACTGTTGAGACGAAGGATTCTTTTCCCTGTTCACTTGAACTTGCTGCTAATAACGATTTTAAGGGTTTCAAGCTATTTGTGGAGCAAGATGCTGCTTCTGCTATTAATGAGGTTGGACTCTGGTATGGCCGGAAAAAGGGCTCAAAACAAATAGTCCTTGAGCACAGAACTCCACTCATGGTTGCTGCTACATATGGAAGCCTTGATGTTATGAAGTTAATCCTCTCTCTTCCTGAAGTTGATGTGAATCTCTCTTGTGGACCCGACAAAAGCACTGCTCTTCATTGTGCTGCCTCTGGTGGTTCAGTTAAAGCTGTTGATGTTGTGAAGCTGCTTTTATCAGCTGGTGCTGATCGGAATTCAATGGATTCTGGTGGTTTACGTCCCTTTGATGTGATTATTGTCCCTCCGAAGCTCCCCAGTATGAGAGCCTCACTTGAGGAATTGCTAATGTATAGTCTTTCTGATGGTTCTGTTGGTGAACATAACCTAAGGGTATCAATCACCAGTTCAAACTCCAACTCGCCAACATTATCTTCATCACCAGGCAACGGCTCACCGCGATCTCCTTCGGATTCAGTTTCTTCTCCGATGACCTCCAAGTTTAATGATCTTCCTAGTAATTCTGTATCTGAGAAGAAAGAGTACCCGATTGACCCTTCTCTCCCAGACATCAAGAACAGCATCTATTCAACAGACGAGTTTCGCATGTTCTCATTCAAAGTAAGGCCCTGTTCAAGGGCCTACTCGCACGATTGGACTGAATGCCCTTTTGTTCACCCAGGAGAAAATGCTCGGAGGAGGGACCCGCGGAAGTACCACTACAGTTGTGTGCCTTGCCCTGATTTTCGCAAGGGCGCTTGTAGGAGAGGGGATATGTGTGAATATGCCCATGGAGTGTTTGAAAGCTGGCTCCACCCGGCTCAGTACCGAACTAGGCTATGTAAGGATGGAACGAGTTGCGCAAGAAGGGTTTGCTTTTTTGCCCACACCCCTGAGGAGCTCCGCCCATTGTATGTTTCAACGGGGTCTGCTGTTCCATCTCCGCGATCAAATGGTAGTGCTATGGACATGTTGAGCCTTTTGCCTGGTTCGCCCTCCTCATTAATGTCTGCTTCACCATTCAATCAACAACCTATGTCTCCATCCGGGAATGGGATTTCTCACTCTTCATTGGCTTGGCCTCAACCAAACGTTCCAACCCTTAATCTCCCTGGAAGCAATCTGCAGTCAAGTCGATTGAGATCTTCCCTTTGTGCAAGAGACATTGCACTTGAGGAGTTGAACATGTTGCCAGATTTTGACACCCAACAGCAACATCTCCTTAATGACTTGGCTTGTTTTGCTCAGAGCCGTTCTAATTCGGCCTCCTTTAACCGCTCCTGTTTGTCTAAAGCACTAACTCCTTCGAATCTCGATGAGCTATTTTCTGCCGAGATCAATTCTTCTCCCAGATACTCTGATCAGGCGGCGGGTTGTGGTGTTTTTTCTCCATCTCACAAATCTGCTGTTCTGAGTCAGTTTCAGCAGCAGCAGAGCATGCTGTCGCCTATCAATACTAATAATGTTTTCTCACCCAAAAATGTTGAGCACCCTCTATTGCAGGCTTCCTTTGGTGTTTCGTCTCCCCGAGGCATGTCTCCACGAAGTGTGGAACCAATCTCTCCAATGAGCAATCGGCTCTCTGCGTTTGCTCAACGTgagcagcagcagcatcaaCAACTACGCAGCCTCAGTTCGCGGGATCTTGGATATAACCACAACCCTATTTCTGCTGTGGGGTCCCCTGGGAATCAGCAGTTATGGGGATCCCCAAATGGAAAAGTGGACTGGTCTGTCAATGGGTCTGAACTGGGTCGACTACGAAGGTCATCTTCTTTTGAGCTGAATAACAATGGGGAGGAGCCGGACTTGTCGTGGGTCCAATCTCTGGTCAAGGAATCATCACCAGCTGAGATGAAAGACAAGGTTGCTGGAGGTCCAGTTTCTGGGGTTGTGTCAAATGGTGAGGCTGTGAAATCCGGTTCTCAAGCTGAATCGGTTGATCATTCGGTTTTAGGAGCGTGGCTTGAGCAGATGCAACTCGATCAGCTCGTAGCCTAA